One Faecalicatena sp. Marseille-Q4148 DNA window includes the following coding sequences:
- the atpE gene encoding ATP synthase F0 subunit C — protein MTSIIAIGAAVAVLTGIGAGLGISIATGKAVDAIARQPEAESKISKSFLLGCALAEATAIYGFIIGLVIILFLG, from the coding sequence ATGACATCAATTATCGCAATCGGAGCAGCAGTAGCAGTTCTTACAGGAATCGGAGCAGGACTTGGAATTAGTATCGCAACAGGAAAAGCAGTAGATGCAATCGCAAGACAGCCGGAAGCAGAAAGCAAAATCAGCAAATCATTCCTGCTCGGATGTGCCCTTGCAGAAGCAACAGCGATTTATGGATTTATCATCGGTCTTGTAATCATTCTGTTTTTAGGTTAA
- the atpF gene encoding F0F1 ATP synthase subunit B: MLKLDVWNLIFTVVNLIVLYLLLRKFLIGPVTKIMEQRKAIIEEGLASARTAQLEADELKRQYELQLGTVQEESDKIINRAKADARAAYDKVVTEADQQAGKVLADARKNIEIERAKAIREMESEIAELALDAAVKIAGKGTKDADNLALYDEFLVKAGEADDTDGN; encoded by the coding sequence GTGCTGAAATTAGATGTTTGGAACCTTATCTTTACCGTCGTCAACCTAATCGTTCTGTATCTGCTCTTGAGGAAATTTCTGATCGGGCCGGTTACAAAGATTATGGAACAGAGAAAAGCAATCATTGAGGAAGGGCTTGCTTCAGCCCGCACTGCACAGTTGGAGGCAGATGAACTGAAACGTCAGTATGAGCTGCAGCTTGGAACTGTGCAGGAGGAATCAGATAAGATTATTAACCGGGCAAAGGCAGATGCCCGTGCAGCTTATGATAAAGTTGTGACGGAAGCAGATCAACAGGCGGGAAAAGTGCTTGCAGATGCCCGGAAAAATATTGAGATCGAGCGGGCAAAGGCAATCCGTGAAATGGAATCAGAGATCGCGGAACTTGCCCTTGACGCGGCGGTAAAAATTGCGGGAAAAGGCACAAAAGATGCTGATAACCTGGCGTTGTATGATGAATTTTTAGTAAAAGCAGGTGAAGCGGATGACACAGACGGTAATTAA
- the atpH gene encoding ATP synthase F1 subunit delta, with protein MTQTVINYAKVLYELQIPDEIIMEAETYFQNVPELCSALANPVIPLNEKYAVIEDLFTDQMKNFLKTVCKNGRMRQIREIFDVYQTYSKSQKNILQATLVYVTEPTEEQKEKFKVFLKERYGCRGVELKLLEDRELIGGFVLRAGEREFDWSIRGRIKQLEQKLIRR; from the coding sequence ATGACACAGACGGTAATTAATTACGCAAAAGTTTTGTATGAGCTTCAAATTCCTGATGAAATTATCATGGAGGCAGAAACGTATTTTCAGAATGTACCGGAGCTTTGTAGTGCATTAGCCAATCCGGTAATTCCGTTGAACGAAAAATATGCAGTAATAGAAGATCTGTTTACAGATCAGATGAAAAACTTTCTTAAGACGGTCTGTAAAAATGGAAGAATGAGACAGATCAGAGAGATTTTTGATGTATACCAGACCTATTCAAAAAGCCAGAAAAATATATTGCAGGCAACGCTGGTTTATGTAACAGAGCCGACAGAGGAACAGAAAGAAAAATTCAAAGTATTTTTGAAAGAGAGATATGGCTGTCGGGGTGTGGAATTAAAGCTTCTGGAAGACCGGGAGCTGATCGGCGGATTTGTGCTTCGCGCAGGCGAAAGAGAATTTGACTGGAGCATACGGGGAAGAATAAAACAGTTAGAGCAAAAATTAATCCGGAGGTGA